A stretch of Bordetella genomosp. 13 DNA encodes these proteins:
- a CDS encoding acetate--CoA ligase family protein, producing MAATQRGLGSLLAPASVAIVGASDNPDKIGGRPIYYMKRHGYGGRIYPINAQRATVQGETAWARLSDLPDVPDLAIVAVPGEQAVQAVDQCAAMGVGAAIVIAAGFSETGEAGRALQDGMTQRARAAGMRVVGPNSQGMANFGNGAIACFSTMFLEVEPEDGPVAVLSQSGGMSAMMYGLLRQRGIGVRHMHATGNEADVTVAELADAVLDDPDMRAVLLYLESLRDAGQLAAAASKARERGVPLIAVKAGRTPAGSLAAASHTGALANEDRAVQAFFDRHAILRARDPQELARYAELAMRGALPAGRRVVVVSNSGASCVLAADAAHQAGLEVASLAASTQQALAQRLPGFATTDNPVDITAALLSNNGLFGDVLPIIGRDPAADMFVVDIPVAGRGYDVAAFARDTAAFSREAARPVAVVAWQEPVARAFREQGIAVLDDEQQAMGALAALADLRQRWSRTPVNWPARPDAPLPAGSDPFLSEAESLAWLGSQGLPVMPHTLCSDADAAVQAWRAAGTAVAVKACAAQLPHKSEHGLVALGLDSETRVREAVAAQSATLKRLGVRAEGWIVAPMQPALHECALGVNVDPVFGPVVLVGAGGKYVEAMGDVAVLVPPFDEDEVLRRLRSLRIGALLQGVRGEPPADARALAAMAVTLGQAALAAGTTLRSIDINPVRVRADGLGVVAVDALVERAAGSPAG from the coding sequence ATGGCAGCAACGCAACGCGGCCTGGGCAGCCTGCTGGCGCCGGCATCCGTCGCCATCGTGGGCGCGTCGGACAACCCCGACAAGATCGGCGGACGGCCGATCTACTACATGAAGCGGCACGGCTACGGCGGCCGCATCTACCCCATCAATGCGCAGCGCGCGACGGTGCAGGGGGAGACCGCATGGGCGCGGCTGTCGGACCTGCCGGACGTGCCCGACCTGGCCATCGTCGCAGTGCCGGGCGAGCAGGCGGTGCAGGCCGTGGACCAATGCGCCGCCATGGGCGTGGGCGCGGCCATCGTCATCGCGGCCGGCTTCTCCGAGACCGGCGAGGCCGGCCGCGCGCTGCAGGACGGCATGACGCAGCGCGCACGGGCGGCGGGCATGCGCGTGGTGGGACCGAACTCGCAGGGCATGGCGAACTTCGGCAACGGCGCCATTGCCTGCTTCTCCACCATGTTCCTGGAGGTCGAGCCGGAAGACGGGCCCGTCGCTGTGCTGAGCCAGAGCGGCGGCATGAGCGCCATGATGTACGGCCTTTTGCGCCAGCGAGGCATCGGTGTGCGCCACATGCACGCCACGGGCAACGAGGCGGACGTTACGGTGGCGGAACTGGCCGACGCCGTGCTGGACGATCCGGACATGCGCGCCGTGCTGCTGTACCTTGAGTCGCTGCGGGATGCCGGCCAATTGGCCGCCGCGGCGTCCAAGGCGCGCGAGCGGGGCGTGCCCCTGATCGCGGTCAAGGCCGGCCGTACGCCGGCCGGGTCGCTCGCGGCGGCCTCGCACACCGGCGCGCTGGCAAACGAAGACCGTGCCGTGCAGGCCTTCTTCGATCGCCACGCCATTCTGCGCGCGCGCGATCCGCAAGAACTGGCCCGCTACGCCGAGCTGGCCATGCGTGGCGCGCTGCCGGCCGGGCGCCGCGTCGTCGTGGTGAGCAATTCGGGCGCCAGCTGCGTGCTGGCCGCCGATGCCGCGCATCAGGCGGGACTGGAAGTGGCCTCGCTGGCGGCATCCACACAGCAGGCGCTGGCGCAGCGCCTGCCCGGCTTCGCCACCACCGACAACCCGGTGGACATCACCGCGGCCCTGTTGTCCAACAATGGCCTGTTCGGCGACGTGCTGCCCATCATCGGGCGCGATCCCGCGGCCGACATGTTCGTGGTGGATATACCGGTAGCCGGCCGCGGCTACGACGTGGCCGCGTTCGCGCGCGACACCGCCGCGTTCAGCCGCGAGGCGGCGCGGCCGGTGGCCGTGGTGGCCTGGCAGGAACCGGTGGCCCGCGCCTTCCGCGAGCAGGGCATCGCCGTGCTGGACGACGAGCAACAGGCCATGGGCGCGCTGGCGGCGCTGGCCGACCTGCGGCAGCGCTGGAGCCGGACACCCGTGAACTGGCCCGCAAGGCCCGACGCGCCGCTGCCCGCGGGATCGGATCCCTTCCTGTCGGAAGCCGAGAGCCTGGCGTGGCTCGGTTCGCAGGGCCTGCCCGTGATGCCGCATACCTTGTGCTCCGATGCCGACGCCGCCGTGCAGGCCTGGCGCGCCGCGGGTACGGCGGTGGCCGTGAAGGCGTGCGCGGCGCAGCTGCCGCACAAGTCCGAACATGGCCTGGTGGCGCTGGGCCTGGACAGCGAAACGCGCGTGCGCGAGGCGGTGGCCGCGCAATCGGCCACGCTGAAGCGGCTCGGCGTGCGCGCCGAAGGCTGGATCGTGGCGCCCATGCAGCCGGCGCTGCACGAGTGCGCGCTCGGCGTGAATGTGGATCCGGTGTTCGGGCCGGTTGTGCTGGTGGGCGCCGGCGGCAAGTACGTCGAGGCCATGGGCGACGTGGCGGTGCTGGTGCCGCCCTTCGACGAGGACGAGGTGCTGCGCAGGCTGCGGAGCCTGCGCATCGGCGCGCTGCTGCAAGGCGTGCGCGGCGAGCCGCCGGCCGATGCGCGGGCGCTGGCCGCCATGGCCGTGACCTTGGGTCAGGCCGCACTGGCCGCGGGGACAACGTTGCGATCCATAGACATCAACCCCGTGCGCGTGCGCGCCGACGGCTTGGGCGTGGTGGCGGTGGATGCGCTGGTGGAACGTGCAGCGGGCAGCCCGGCCGGATAA
- a CDS encoding Zn-ribbon domain-containing OB-fold protein, with the protein MEASIELLECADCKASWSLRPHACPACGGTRLVPRSADGGGIVRARSEVARAPDAYWAAQAPYVLVLVRLDEGPTVMGHADPDVAIGQRVRARTLRRDERSLLCFGAADGP; encoded by the coding sequence ATGGAAGCCTCGATCGAACTGTTGGAATGCGCGGACTGCAAGGCCAGCTGGTCGTTGCGGCCGCATGCCTGCCCGGCATGCGGCGGCACCCGGCTGGTCCCGCGGTCGGCGGACGGTGGCGGCATCGTGCGCGCTCGCAGCGAAGTGGCGCGCGCGCCGGATGCGTACTGGGCCGCCCAGGCGCCTTACGTGCTGGTGCTGGTGCGCCTGGACGAAGGTCCCACGGTGATGGGCCATGCCGATCCGGACGTGGCCATCGGCCAGCGGGTGCGTGCGCGCACGCTGCGGCGCGACGAGCGCAGCCTGCTGTGCTTCGGTGCGGCCGACGGGCCCTGA
- a CDS encoding acyl-CoA synthetase → MPHAVQDDLAPNAANHVPLTPLGFIERAARVYPDRLALIHGACTQTWARTYERCRRMAAALAADGVKRGETVAILAPNTPALYEAHFGVPMAGAVLNALNTRLDAATLAFILEHGEARVFLYDSEYAGLVADVVARLPQPPRVVRIEDSGFAGPHGDLGDADYESWLAAADPEAPWAWPEDEWQSICLNYTSGTTGNPKGVLYHHRGAYLNSMGNVLATNVPPHVRYLWTLPMFHCNGWCFPWTVAAVAGTNICLRKVEAAQVFDAIHRHRAELFCGAPVVLNMLVNAAPDVRRPAQHRVQVVTGGAAPPAAVIEAMDALGIEVSHQYGLTETYGPSMGCAWHPEWDELPLERRAALKARVGVRKINVEHTAVVDADMRPVPADGRTMGEIVVRGNSVMKGYLKNPQATAEAFSGGWFHTGDLGVVDPDGYVAIRDRAKDIVISGGENISTVEVESVLYRHPDVLEAAVVARPDAKWGETPCAFVTLKDGRDAKEEDIIAFCRERLARFKVPRTVVFGPLPKTSTGKIQKYVLRDQAFRLGGVPGA, encoded by the coding sequence ATGCCGCATGCGGTGCAGGACGACCTGGCGCCCAACGCCGCCAACCATGTCCCGTTGACTCCACTGGGCTTCATCGAGCGCGCGGCGCGGGTGTATCCCGACCGCCTCGCGCTCATTCATGGGGCCTGCACGCAGACCTGGGCTCGCACGTATGAGCGCTGCCGCCGCATGGCGGCGGCACTGGCGGCCGATGGCGTGAAGCGCGGAGAGACCGTGGCGATACTGGCGCCCAATACGCCGGCGCTGTACGAGGCGCACTTCGGCGTGCCCATGGCGGGCGCGGTGCTCAACGCCCTCAACACCAGGCTGGACGCGGCCACGCTGGCCTTCATCCTCGAGCACGGCGAGGCGCGCGTTTTCCTGTATGACAGCGAGTACGCGGGCCTGGTGGCGGACGTGGTGGCGCGCTTGCCGCAACCGCCGCGTGTGGTGCGCATTGAGGACTCCGGCTTCGCCGGCCCCCACGGGGACCTGGGCGACGCCGATTACGAAAGCTGGCTGGCCGCGGCCGATCCCGAGGCGCCCTGGGCGTGGCCGGAAGACGAATGGCAGTCCATCTGCCTGAACTACACCTCGGGCACCACCGGCAACCCCAAGGGTGTGCTGTATCACCATCGAGGCGCCTATCTCAACTCCATGGGCAACGTGCTGGCCACGAATGTGCCGCCGCACGTGCGCTATCTGTGGACACTGCCCATGTTCCATTGCAATGGCTGGTGCTTTCCGTGGACGGTGGCCGCGGTGGCGGGCACGAACATCTGCCTGCGCAAGGTCGAGGCGGCGCAGGTGTTCGACGCGATCCATCGGCATCGCGCCGAGCTGTTCTGCGGCGCGCCGGTCGTGCTCAACATGCTGGTCAATGCCGCGCCAGACGTGCGGCGGCCCGCGCAGCATCGCGTACAGGTCGTGACGGGCGGCGCCGCCCCACCGGCCGCGGTGATCGAGGCGATGGACGCGCTGGGCATCGAGGTGTCCCACCAGTACGGCTTGACCGAGACCTATGGTCCGTCCATGGGCTGCGCCTGGCATCCCGAGTGGGATGAGCTGCCGCTGGAGCGGCGCGCGGCGCTGAAGGCCCGTGTAGGCGTGCGCAAGATCAATGTCGAGCACACGGCGGTCGTCGATGCCGACATGCGGCCGGTGCCCGCCGACGGGCGGACCATGGGCGAGATCGTCGTGCGCGGCAACAGCGTGATGAAGGGGTATCTGAAGAATCCGCAGGCCACCGCGGAGGCATTTTCGGGAGGCTGGTTCCATACGGGAGACCTGGGCGTGGTGGACCCGGACGGCTATGTCGCCATACGCGACCGGGCCAAGGACATCGTCATCTCGGGCGGCGAGAACATATCGACCGTCGAGGTCGAGAGCGTGCTGTACCGGCACCCCGACGTGCTGGAAGCGGCCGTGGTGGCGCGGCCCGACGCGAAGTGGGGCGAGACGCCGTGCGCCTTCGTCACGCTGAAGGACGGACGCGACGCCAAGGAGGAGGACATCATCGCGTTCTGCCGCGAACGGCTGGCGCGCTTCAAGGTGCCGCGCACCGTGGTGTTCGGTCCGCTGCCCAAGACCTCCACTGGCAAGATCCAGAAGTACGTGCTGCGGGATCAGGCTTTCCGGTTGGGCGGAGTGCCCGGCGCCTGA
- a CDS encoding ATP-binding protein, translating to MTNEAGRPARRASCARAGRNGMVAALSLLTTFGMGWKLGRRAAAQAETLAAAPRNPDPLALAAHELRTPLGGLIAVLDALQHEAATPRQRRLVELGQMAGAHLHRLLGDVLSSTAPPHAGASTEAFDLHTLCRDTQGFWNESARGKGLRLELTLDPDVPVRVWGDPLRLRQVLFNLLANAIKFTATGGVSLRVRRQRADTAIMRFTVEDTGIGIPAGEQAQLFQPFRQGLAASQGGYGGSGLGLAISRGLVQAMGGRIALHSQPGVGTSVTVDLVLRPIEGAWDARTSPGPDGGRRHEARRHDDAPLGRSSALLNRDDREASMDGPHAKPSSDRAHELRLGRLVLLAEDNPITRELMGLQLTQLGYAWDSASDGLEALRMLRARQYGLLLTDMRMSGMDGPALARHIRRAGLHDVHGRPLPIVALSAEPPARAASATRRAGIDAWLTKPVPQAALAACLRRWLPPVQA from the coding sequence GTGACGAACGAGGCCGGCAGGCCCGCGCGCCGCGCCTCGTGCGCGCGAGCCGGCAGGAACGGCATGGTCGCCGCGCTGTCGCTGCTGACCACATTCGGCATGGGCTGGAAGCTGGGCAGGCGCGCCGCCGCGCAGGCCGAGACCCTTGCCGCCGCCCCGCGAAATCCCGACCCCCTCGCCCTGGCGGCGCACGAACTGCGCACTCCCCTCGGCGGCCTCATCGCCGTACTTGACGCCTTGCAGCATGAAGCCGCCACGCCCCGCCAGCGGCGCCTGGTCGAACTGGGGCAGATGGCAGGGGCGCACCTGCATCGCCTGCTCGGCGACGTGCTCAGCTCGACCGCGCCGCCGCATGCCGGGGCGAGCACCGAGGCCTTCGACCTGCACACGCTGTGCCGCGACACGCAGGGCTTCTGGAACGAGAGCGCCCGCGGCAAGGGGCTGCGGCTGGAGCTGACGCTCGACCCCGACGTGCCGGTCAGGGTGTGGGGCGATCCGCTGCGTCTGCGGCAGGTGCTTTTCAACCTGCTGGCCAACGCCATCAAGTTCACCGCCACCGGCGGCGTGTCGCTGCGCGTGCGTCGGCAGCGCGCCGACACGGCCATCATGCGCTTCACTGTGGAGGACACCGGCATCGGCATCCCCGCTGGCGAGCAAGCCCAGCTGTTCCAGCCGTTTCGCCAAGGGCTTGCCGCCAGCCAGGGCGGCTACGGTGGTTCGGGGCTGGGCCTGGCCATCAGCCGCGGCCTTGTGCAGGCGATGGGCGGACGCATCGCCCTGCACAGCCAGCCCGGCGTCGGCACCAGCGTCACGGTGGACCTGGTTCTGCGTCCCATCGAAGGCGCATGGGACGCGCGGACGTCGCCCGGGCCGGACGGCGGCCGCCGACACGAGGCCAGGCGGCACGACGATGCACCACTGGGCCGGTCGTCAGCCCTTCTGAACCGCGATGACCGCGAAGCCTCGATGGACGGCCCGCATGCGAAGCCTTCGTCGGACCGAGCGCACGAACTTCGCCTGGGCAGGCTGGTGCTGCTTGCCGAAGACAACCCGATCACCCGCGAACTGATGGGCCTGCAGCTGACGCAGCTGGGCTATGCCTGGGACAGCGCCTCGGACGGCCTGGAAGCATTGCGCATGCTGCGGGCCAGGCAGTATGGGCTGCTGCTGACGGACATGCGCATGAGCGGCATGGACGGCCCGGCGCTGGCGCGCCATATCCGCCGCGCGGGCCTGCACGACGTTCACGGCCGGCCGCTGCCCATCGTCGCGCTGTCGGCGGAGCCGCCTGCCCGAGCCGCCTCCGCGACGCGCCGCGCCGGCATCGACGCCTGGCTGACCAAGCCCGTACCGCAAGCCGCGCTGGCGGCGTGCCTGCGACGTTGGCTGCCGCCCGTGCAAGCGTGA
- a CDS encoding 3-oxoacyl-ACP reductase: MSATMKFTGKVVLVTGASRGIGAEIARAFAREGATVVVNYLSNAAAAQEVVAQCQAAGGDAWAVQADVGSHGAVRAMVDGIVLETGRLDVVVNNALRAYAFDPRRRTAFDSLQWQDYQQQFDGAVGAAFNVCHAALPHFKQRAQGCIVNIATNLVEHPVVPYHDYTTAKAALVAFSRNLAAELGPFGIRVNCVAPGLVYPTQASGATQESFRESLIAATPLRRIAQPEDVAGPVLFLASEWSGFMTGQVLFVDGGLVMR, translated from the coding sequence ATGAGCGCAACGATGAAATTCACGGGCAAGGTCGTGCTGGTAACCGGCGCCAGCCGCGGCATCGGCGCCGAGATCGCGCGCGCCTTCGCGCGCGAAGGCGCGACCGTCGTCGTCAATTACCTGAGCAATGCCGCGGCCGCGCAGGAGGTCGTGGCGCAATGCCAGGCCGCGGGCGGCGACGCCTGGGCCGTGCAGGCGGACGTCGGCTCGCACGGGGCGGTGCGCGCGATGGTCGACGGCATCGTGCTGGAGACGGGCCGTCTGGACGTGGTGGTCAACAATGCCTTGCGCGCGTATGCCTTCGATCCGCGCCGGCGTACGGCTTTCGATAGCCTGCAATGGCAGGACTATCAGCAGCAGTTCGACGGCGCGGTCGGCGCGGCATTCAACGTGTGCCACGCCGCCTTGCCGCATTTCAAGCAGCGAGCCCAGGGATGCATCGTCAATATCGCCACGAATCTAGTGGAGCACCCGGTGGTGCCGTATCACGACTACACGACGGCAAAGGCGGCGCTGGTGGCGTTCAGCCGCAATCTGGCGGCGGAGCTGGGGCCGTTCGGGATACGGGTGAATTGCGTGGCGCCGGGGCTGGTGTATCCCACGCAGGCCAGTGGCGCGACACAGGAGTCGTTCAGGGAGTCGCTGATCGCGGCCACGCCCCTACGAAGGATTGCGCAGCCCGAGGATGTGGCCGGGCCGGTGTTGTTCCTGGCGTCGGAGTGGAGCGGGTTCATGACGGGGCAGGTGTTGTTCGTGGATGGCGGGCTTGTGATGCGGTAG
- a CDS encoding ABC transporter substrate-binding protein produces the protein MLQSPARRALMGAAAGLAALSIAPGARAQAAALGKVTVAGWSKPISEITNLLAEPDKGFFKAQGLELVYLPGAGGGDAIRNILSGQADVAFTDPGSFFMALDKGERLRAIYDIYPQNVFNVVSLKSAGIARPADLKGKRIGVYSLSSGTRQNLLVMLHQAGLTEADVEIVVTGVLNFAPLLQGRVDATAATDTGLLVGRRRGLGEVNVMNVRDHINVSSDVFVVREQVHQQKQAMLKAFLKAYRDSAAWMIANPEEAATLALKRAIDGTDREVNLEVIRLRNAATVAPGRALGAFDLPLLQKAADAYRELGLIQRPIDMASVVDAGLLPGA, from the coding sequence ATGCTTCAGTCTCCCGCCCGCCGCGCCTTGATGGGCGCGGCCGCCGGCCTTGCCGCGTTGTCCATCGCGCCTGGCGCCCGCGCCCAGGCCGCGGCGCTGGGCAAGGTCACCGTGGCCGGATGGAGCAAGCCCATCTCAGAGATCACCAACCTGCTGGCCGAGCCCGACAAGGGTTTCTTCAAGGCGCAGGGGCTTGAGCTGGTCTACCTGCCCGGGGCGGGCGGCGGCGACGCCATCCGCAACATCCTCAGCGGCCAGGCCGACGTGGCCTTCACCGATCCCGGCTCGTTCTTCATGGCGCTGGACAAGGGCGAGCGGCTGCGCGCCATCTACGACATCTATCCGCAGAACGTCTTCAACGTGGTGTCGCTGAAGTCGGCCGGTATCGCGCGCCCCGCGGACCTGAAGGGCAAGCGCATCGGCGTCTACAGCCTTTCCAGCGGCACCCGCCAGAACCTGCTGGTGATGCTGCATCAGGCGGGCCTGACCGAAGCCGACGTCGAGATCGTGGTAACGGGCGTGCTGAACTTCGCGCCCCTGCTGCAGGGCCGCGTCGACGCCACCGCGGCCACCGACACGGGTCTGCTGGTGGGCCGGCGCCGCGGACTGGGAGAAGTGAACGTGATGAACGTACGCGACCATATCAACGTTTCCAGCGACGTGTTCGTGGTGCGCGAACAGGTGCATCAGCAGAAGCAGGCCATGCTCAAGGCCTTCCTGAAGGCATATCGCGACAGCGCCGCGTGGATGATCGCCAATCCGGAAGAGGCCGCGACGCTGGCGCTGAAGCGCGCGATCGACGGCACCGACCGCGAGGTGAATCTGGAGGTGATCCGTTTGCGCAACGCCGCCACGGTGGCGCCCGGGCGGGCGCTGGGCGCCTTCGACCTGCCGCTGCTGCAGAAGGCGGCCGATGCGTATCGCGAATTGGGACTGATCCAGCGCCCCATCGACATGGCCAGCGTGGTCGACGCCGGCCTGCTGCCCGGAGCGTGA
- a CDS encoding thiolase family protein, whose translation MSRPSILSAATTRFGRLEGRSATDLMAQAANAALADAGVPRAQVDGLLCGYATTYPHLMLATLMAEKLGMQPAYAHGIQMGGATGAAMLMLAGDLVRSGRCRHVLVVAGENRLTGQAVDTSIQTLAQVGDPVTEVPNGASVPAYYALLASEYMHRTGLTEADLGSFAVLMRSHAGAHPDAHLREPITLQQVLASKPIASPLRLLQCCPISDGAAAFVVSAAPGPVVLAGAGQAHRHQHLSGLQDVMRSGAADAFERMLRDAGARRGEVDYLAIYDSFTITLVMLLEELGFAERGQAAARLRAGDYASGGPLPLNTHGGLLSFGHSGVAGGMAHAVEAWRQLAGRAEARQIPDRRCAVVHADGGVLSAHVSLLLRRAQSGA comes from the coding sequence ATGTCCCGCCCCTCCATCCTTTCCGCCGCGACCACTCGGTTCGGCCGGCTCGAAGGCCGGTCGGCCACCGACCTGATGGCGCAGGCCGCCAATGCCGCGCTTGCCGATGCCGGCGTGCCGCGCGCGCAGGTCGACGGACTGCTGTGCGGCTATGCCACCACGTATCCGCACCTGATGCTGGCGACGCTGATGGCCGAGAAGCTGGGCATGCAGCCCGCCTACGCGCACGGCATCCAGATGGGCGGCGCCACTGGCGCGGCCATGTTGATGCTGGCCGGCGACCTGGTGCGGTCCGGGCGCTGCCGCCACGTGCTGGTGGTGGCAGGCGAGAACCGGCTGACCGGACAGGCCGTGGACACTTCCATACAGACGCTGGCGCAGGTGGGCGATCCCGTGACGGAGGTGCCGAACGGCGCGTCCGTGCCCGCCTATTACGCCTTGCTCGCATCGGAATACATGCACCGCACGGGCCTCACCGAGGCCGACCTGGGAAGTTTCGCGGTGCTGATGCGCAGCCACGCCGGCGCCCACCCCGATGCCCATCTGCGCGAGCCGATCACGCTGCAGCAGGTGCTTGCCTCCAAGCCCATCGCCAGCCCGCTGCGGCTGCTGCAGTGCTGCCCCATCTCGGACGGCGCGGCGGCCTTCGTGGTCAGCGCCGCGCCGGGACCGGTGGTGCTGGCCGGCGCGGGGCAGGCGCATCGCCACCAGCATCTGTCCGGTCTGCAGGACGTGATGCGCAGCGGCGCGGCGGACGCCTTCGAACGTATGCTGCGCGACGCCGGCGCGCGGCGCGGCGAAGTGGATTACCTGGCCATCTATGACTCGTTCACCATCACGCTGGTCATGCTGCTCGAAGAGCTGGGTTTCGCGGAACGCGGCCAGGCGGCGGCTCGCCTGCGCGCGGGCGACTATGCCAGCGGCGGGCCGCTGCCGCTGAACACGCACGGCGGCCTGCTGTCGTTCGGCCATTCGGGCGTGGCGGGCGGCATGGCGCACGCGGTCGAGGCCTGGCGCCAGCTGGCCGGCAGGGCAGAGGCCCGCCAGATTCCGGATCGCCGCTGCGCGGTGGTGCATGCCGATGGCGGCGTGCTGTCCGCCCACGTCAGCCTGCTGCTGCGCCGCGCGCAATCCGGCGCATGA
- a CDS encoding ABC transporter permease produces MAAARVLAAALLVVLLVAWELTVQRAGISALVLPAPTVVARTLWNSLATGYLWPHIGTTVAEMLLGLAMGGAAGLAIGVLLAESALLDRVLKPYVIVSQVVPKLALAPLFVLWFGFGMMPTIVMTALICFFPLMENTLTSLRQVDPNSLQLFRMLGASRAQTLLRLKLRAGLPGILAGLRVALVLALVGAVVGEFIGASRGLGAVIIAAQGMMDTPLMFAALTAIAAIGLLFYQGTLMLERRLLRPYADHP; encoded by the coding sequence ATGGCCGCCGCGCGCGTCCTGGCCGCGGCGCTGCTGGTGGTGCTGCTCGTGGCGTGGGAGCTGACCGTGCAGCGGGCCGGCATCTCGGCGCTGGTGCTGCCGGCGCCCACTGTGGTGGCCCGCACGCTGTGGAACAGCCTGGCCACGGGCTATCTGTGGCCGCACATCGGCACGACCGTGGCCGAGATGCTGCTGGGCCTGGCGATGGGCGGCGCGGCCGGACTGGCGATCGGCGTGCTGCTGGCCGAATCCGCCCTGCTCGACCGCGTGCTCAAGCCCTACGTCATCGTCAGCCAGGTGGTGCCCAAGCTGGCGCTCGCGCCGCTGTTCGTGCTGTGGTTCGGGTTCGGCATGATGCCCACCATCGTGATGACCGCGCTGATCTGCTTCTTCCCGTTGATGGAGAACACGCTTACCAGCCTGCGGCAGGTCGATCCGAATTCATTGCAGCTGTTCCGCATGCTGGGCGCCTCGCGCGCGCAGACCCTGCTGCGCCTGAAGTTGCGCGCCGGGCTGCCGGGCATATTGGCCGGCCTGCGCGTGGCGCTGGTGCTGGCGCTGGTGGGCGCGGTGGTGGGCGAGTTCATCGGCGCCAGCCGCGGCCTGGGCGCCGTCATCATCGCCGCCCAGGGCATGATGGACACGCCGCTCATGTTCGCCGCGCTGACGGCCATCGCCGCCATCGGCCTGCTGTTCTATCAGGGCACGCTCATGCTGGAGCGGCGCCTGCTGCGTCCTTACGCCGATCATCCATGA
- a CDS encoding tripartite tricarboxylate transporter substrate binding protein → MRHTKTGGWRLAVLCIALWAGGAGAAGWPERPVTLVVPYPPGGPTDIVARVVAQGMGGLLEQTVVVDNRSGAGGNIGAAMVARSAPDGYTLLVATTAHTINMSLFKSLEYDTRKSFAPVSLLTKGPLVVVARPNLPASTPAQLIAMAKADPGKLSFASSGNGQSTHLSAELFNAMAGTKMTHVPYRGSAPALTDVMSGQADVMFDTMLSAMPFVQAGKLKALAVTSADRSPAAPDIPTLREAGLKGYEAVAWNGLLAPAGTPDDVVQKLNKALQQVLAQPKVQQQFAAQGFAASWTTPAAFGQFVDTEIGKWSEVVKSSGATVN, encoded by the coding sequence ATGCGGCATACGAAGACTGGTGGATGGCGCCTGGCCGTCCTGTGCATAGCTTTGTGGGCGGGCGGCGCCGGCGCGGCCGGCTGGCCCGAGCGGCCCGTGACGCTGGTGGTGCCCTATCCGCCCGGCGGACCTACCGACATCGTGGCGCGCGTGGTCGCGCAGGGCATGGGCGGCCTGCTCGAGCAGACGGTGGTGGTGGACAACCGGTCAGGCGCGGGCGGCAACATCGGCGCCGCGATGGTGGCGCGCAGCGCGCCCGACGGCTACACGCTGCTGGTGGCCACCACGGCGCACACCATCAACATGTCGCTGTTCAAGAGCCTGGAATACGACACGCGCAAAAGCTTCGCGCCGGTGTCGCTGCTGACCAAGGGTCCGCTCGTAGTGGTGGCCCGCCCGAACCTGCCGGCCTCGACGCCGGCGCAACTGATCGCCATGGCCAAGGCCGATCCCGGCAAGCTCAGTTTCGCCTCCTCGGGCAACGGCCAGTCCACGCATCTGTCCGCCGAGCTGTTCAACGCGATGGCCGGCACGAAGATGACTCACGTGCCGTACCGCGGCAGCGCGCCCGCGTTGACCGACGTGATGAGCGGGCAGGCCGACGTGATGTTCGACACCATGCTCTCGGCCATGCCGTTCGTGCAGGCCGGCAAGCTGAAGGCCCTGGCCGTCACCAGCGCCGACCGTTCGCCTGCGGCGCCCGACATTCCCACGCTGCGCGAAGCGGGACTGAAGGGCTATGAAGCCGTGGCCTGGAATGGCCTGTTGGCGCCGGCCGGTACGCCGGACGACGTGGTGCAGAAGCTGAACAAGGCGCTGCAGCAGGTGCTGGCCCAGCCCAAGGTGCAGCAGCAGTTCGCCGCGCAAGGCTTCGCAGCCAGTTGGACGACGCCGGCCGCATTCGGCCAGTTCGTCGACACCGAGATCGGCAAATGGTCGGAAGTCGTCAAATCCTCGGGGGCCACCGTCAATTGA